cccattttgaaagtcggttaaaattgtagcctatgtgttattctgatgtacataagctatattatcgtaaagtttcattaaaatccgtttagtagtttttgcgtgaaagagtaacaaacatccatacatcaacACATctacacatccacacatccatacatccaaacaaactttcgcctttataatattagtaggaagtaggataggaTAGTAGgactatattatttatgaattgtACTTATTTGAAGTAATTTACTTTATGaactttattattaacattaGTTTTGTTGCTACTgcctaataattatttttagaaagaAAATCTTCCAGGGaataaaaacagtttttaattaaataattctttaattttatagtaaatgaaattagtttagttttatattttttttatatatttttactgcCATGTAATAAGGGCTTTCATTTAGCATTTTTATTCTGGAATATGGGAGGTGTAgcctatttttttcattaaaagaattcaaaaaaattttttttcggcTCGTTCCATTCTTTCGGCTAAGATAAGTGTGCGTTCacctttaaatgaacgtggatggggcgctgctggtaaaagagaactgtcaaaaacatgtaaaaaatggcatttttgtatgatggctgCGTTAGTTCTtcttttcgccacgttcatttaaagctttgtcAAGTTGTCGAGCTCTGcctcgtgcttaaaacgataccattggacgatctgcgtgtatcgacTATCGTCTAATCAAGActaatggtatcgtctcataggcCATTACATAGCCCATAGGCCATGTATCACCATCATAGCACGATTCACGAAGCTTCGAGTACGATaaacgatagacgcatgtgtgatgtgcggccgcggcataaacTTATTGGCAaatggcaattttttttgttgtttggcAAATGGCAATAGTAAAGTTCGTTTCATTTCACGTTTTCtttcacagaatacaaattactcacggaGGTTTCTTTTTGCTTcctttacttattataattaaatgcatagtattttataaaaataaaaacacataaattcaataatttcatatgttttaataaaaatatccggCATTTTAtgcgtataattattatatatacctatTATTTTGCCTATTATCTGTGCGTATAAtggaatttgttttatttacaattttcatttgaactttgaagtacctacctatcaaattttataatatttgggcGAACAAgtgaaaaacaatacaaaaaaaaaacagtttatcTAACAAAATGTCCGCGAGTGTTACAAAGAGCCAAgtgctagttttatataaatcgCTTTTAAAAGAATCCCAAAAGTTTCCAAACTATAATTTCAGGTTTGTGTTTTATTTCacaacatttttacattaaattatataacctCTATTTACCATATAAAATCATTACCTATTGTTGcatgtttttgtaatattttttctatccATGTATGTAACAAAAGAGTAAGGAATTaggaaaaaaacaataaacataccaAACTTCGTAGTTCGGTTAAAACAGACAGTGTGGGGCAAACAGACAAAATTCCAAAATTAGTGTCAAGCTTTTTACTTGCTCAAATTATTTTTCTCACTAACTCTATAAAGTCTAAGGTATCTGAGCATTCAGagcatatataataattatgtagtatgtatgtatataaccTAAATGTCAAAATAACTTCGTAGGCCTATGTTATTTGTGTGCAGCTTTTAAAGTACTTACatactaatttaatattaaaaataaaattatacttctTTATAGGTCATATGCTTTGAGAAGAATTAGAGATGCTtttaaaagtaacaaaacaatTGGCGACAATAAAGAAATTCTTAAGGAATATGAATATGGAAAACAAAATTTGGAAATTATAAAAAGACAGGTGtgtatttcatattaataactttagtaaaaactattctatgccataaaataaattttaaattagaagCTATATATACTACtgatagatattttattttggaaacaTTCTCAATAAGTATGTTGTGCTATAATTTTGTTGATTTTCAGGTTGTAATTGGAGACATGTTCAGAACAGAGAAACTAGTAATCGAAAATATTCAGTAACTTAAGCAATAGCTTTTAATAGTTTTACATTAATCACAATATAGATATAATGATTTAGTTATAACTAACGTAATATGGCAAACTCAAAATGCCAGTTACTCAAGTGGTTgcatttaatatttaacaagAAATGTTTATGAGCAAGTAAGTGacttacacatttttatttgtagTGCAATAGAATCTGAAATGAACAAATGTTAAGTTTttggatattattataatatgaacagtattctttttaaatatgcCCATGAGTCcatttttagtttaaaaaaaatatttagacttAAATGTCAGTAGTTGTATTTTGTGAttgttgaaaaatatatatgttttgTAATCAACATGTAGTGTTTATATTCTATTTAGTTCACCtcacataatttattatgcccttattaataattcaagagttattattattattatttttttatgaaataagggggcaaacgagcaaacgggtcacctgatagaaagcaacttccgtcgcccatggacactcgcagcatcagaagagctgcaagagcgttgccggccttttaagagggaatagggtaataggggagggtagggaagggaagggaagggaatagttgagggtagggaagggaatagggtaggggttaggggattgggcctccggtaaactcactcactcggcgaaacacagcacaagcactgtttcacgccggttttctgtgacaacgtggtatttatccggtcgagccggcccattcgtgccgaagcatggctctcccacgtataaatattccatgaaaatgttacaattttaggaccgaatattgcatttattacaGGACACAATTTTTTCGGAATATTATGTTAAGGTCAATTATAGAatcttaacctcaagtttgtggggtcacCACCCTTGTCCCTCGGCCGCAATCTTGAAAAAAAGGGCGACAACACTATTTTCACTATATCCCGGAAACTGTAtgtcttacaaaaaatttgtaaaattataatttgttgcaaattgTTTTGCCTACACATATGCTTATATAACTTTTCaccctaaattaaaaattaaaaagttataagcaaaaaaaaagtgagtttttttatttttcttattacttttaactttgtttaatacattttacaaaaaaattacctgAGGCCTACCTTGTAGATGATCTTTTGAGAAAAAGATCCCCCAATCCCACCCAATCTCATGATGTTAATTTTCTGCAGATGCAAAGGAAACTGTGGAAGCATGTGTGGCTGCAGAAAAGCTGGCCTAAAATGCTATACAGTTAACTACTATTCTGTAGAGCATTTCAGGCCTGcttatccttttttttttttgtaaaatgtattaaacaaagttaaaaagcaataagaaaacttaaaacaaaataaaacacaatttccgtgcactttttccactatattaagaaattattaacaaattacacgacggTTTCGAAACTAATCATCTTCAGgtgtgtaatttgttaataatttcttaatataagtAGTGAAAAAAGAGCACGCAAATTGTGTTTAAtgtgttcaacatgaatttccaccaagaaccaacggtacaatcaattacatattatttttttttaaatctaactTGTTTACttataactttttatattttttatttagagtGAAAAGTTATATAAGcatatttgtaggcaaaataatttgcgacaaattatgattttacaaaatttttgtaAGACGTATAATTTCCGATATATCACTGATATCtcgaaaatagtgttgtcaccctatttttcaagatggcggccgggggacaagagtggcgaccccacaaacttgaggttaagttTCTATTGACctccctccccccccccccccccccaacatagcccaaaaataaaattgcgtcctctaataaatgcaaagctcatgtaacatttcaatggactaagtTGCATAATATACAGCTGTTATAAAATCTGGTGTGGGTTATTTTCTAATATGTATAAGAAAGGTAGGTAGATATTAATGTTacttgaattatttttatttcaataattaattaaaaggatgaaagatataaaaaaaatacattgaaaaatatttattgaaatatcaATATATTGGTGTCTCAATACTATCTTCAAAAGATAAAATATCCTTCTCAGACTCTGTAGAGTGTTTATGAGAATGCTTCTTTGTTTCCTTTTTATTGTGATGCTTCCTGTGTTTTTTACTCTAAAATAAACcatgtttttattaatattgtggAATAGGAGATGTAGAAAACCTgaggtaagtataaaaatgtaaggtataatttttatcaaaaaaatatttacctttCCTTTGGTTCTACGAGTATGCTTCATGTGTTTTGATTTTTCAAATGaagacattttatttgattttcgGCTATTATCTACAGGTGCCATAATATATGTTAGCATTGGTTcctaaaagaagaaaaaaatatttacatttaaaatcttaTCCAGAAGACAACTATTTGTAATTTGTTGTCTAAACTCTAATGTCTTACCTTGTCCTCATACTTTTCTGTGTATAACTTTTTGAAGATGCTGTTACTAAGGTCAGCTTCCGTAGCTATATCTTCAGCAATGTGTAGGTATTCAGCATctttattttctgttttatgcctgtacaataaaataattccaCCTAAATAAAACTCCATCTCTGGCAATAGTTTAACACACAAAGTGATACCATGTTACCGTTCGTTAGAAGTAATGAATTTCTTCTATTgcacaaattaattattattaacctacCGGCCATGAAAATCGAAGTcggttttattattttcttcgtCGTGATAATTTTGGTCCATTAAAATGTGTTCTCTGAAAATAAACAATAGGTGCTGAATGCTGATGTAATGTtacatttaattaaatgaagcTTCATAATACAAATAAAGAAAGTTAGATCTTAAGTCCAAAGAAAAAAAGGGGGGGggcttaattatttattttattgtaattttattattaaatatcaaagtacgaatataattaggtattttgtgaatatttaaagtgtcattatggattacgagcaaaaaaagccaaaaaaaacatgtttgtgggagtcccccttaaatattaactttattttatttttagtacttatttattgttatagcggcaacagatatacacaatctgtgaaattttaagaagtctagctatagcggtttttgttcaccctgaataagttccataGAAATCgcttaagcgcttattccacttaggatcctagctaggttAGGATTCTAGCTAGGATACTAgttttctaaatgttattccacttgacaaattctaggatcctagctaggacttcctagctaggataagtgaAATAAGCGCTTCAgctcacgcactctataccCTCTTTTGAGTCATTCGTTAACCGGACTACTATAGTGGTTCTGGAGACAGACGAACTGTGACGAACAGACATCATATTGTAGCAAAGCTTCATGTAGCAAATAAAGCTTTGTAAAGCTTCATGTGGCAAATAAAGTCTTATGTAAAATTTAAGATCATGTAAGTATAAGTTTTAAGTAAAATTTAAGTTTTGGAAGTTTTGACTACATTTTGGCAAAAATAATACCTTTTTTCATTGCTTTCGCTTTCGTATCTGCGTTCTATATTCTCCGGGTTTTTACTGACAATGTTATGGTTCATACGCTGCACCACATCCTCTATGTCTCGCATACGGGTTTCTATAGCATCTACTAGAGATTGCAGGTCCGAACCTTCAACTTTCTTTTCGGGTGGCTgcggaaataattattttaaaaattattaaatttcatgatttgaacataaaaatacataaaaaaaaaatatataaaaaatattgagaattgataaaaatttgaaacagcctgtataatattaattaggttGTATAAGTTTGGAAATAAAATCGTGTAGGTGTTACTTCGGTCTCCGCCAAGAAACTTATGTCTCCGCCAAACGGAAAGTCACAATTTTGAGCCctacttaatatttaaacattggtcaaaaagtaaattatttaagtatttaaaaattttctgaATTGCAGACTGCAGTACGAGGCCTGGTACGAGTAAAACGTAGGTACTCTACGCCGACTTTGTCTTGCGACTTGCGACGAGCTTTGATTACttagtaatttttaattatttgttattatttttaataattatgaatattatggttttgtaaaaaaaaatagtattaataCCAATTCCGTATCAGTTTCGTCAAATGCTTCTTGTTCGCTCCACCTTTTTGGCGGTATTCGGGACCACGGGTGTCGCTTCTGCGATTATTAGTAGGTAAtacgttaataaaataaagaacgaTTTATTTCTCATTTCAAGATATGAGTTACAGAatagagtaataataataattgcttttGAAGATTTTCAGTAAATTATGcacttacataatatgtacttactttttCATTAACTTCATTGTCATCAATTTCGCGTTCTTTATCAAAATCATATTCACTGTCGAAGTTGTTGACCTGATTAATTCTTTTagaactaaaatcaaaatactttatctacataagtcataacaataaattatttatttcaatataaaGGAGCAAGAATTGCATTTACCCGGAAGATCTGTGTCCTTTTATACGATTTTCTTCATTATCCGACGTCAAAGCTATCTGAAAACcattacattaataaaataatatcattaaagaTTTTGGGTCACTACTCACTTgtgataacatttttaaaatcagtaaagtattggtctaccagaatctgatggcaaaaaatgagaaataaaattgactctagcaataccggcgCGGGGTAATtgcaataaaacattttgatcctttttttttccttatagcggctgattctatgtgtaaaacatgcaaatataaaaattatccaatgatcaagaatattttttgaaaatctgccatccaaatgtgccatcagatcctggtagacttATACTATAAAAGATCGCATAAAGTCTACCTACGGCTTTGATTATGACTACGGTGCAATATATCTTTTATTTACTATGTGTAggaattgataaaaaataaaatgctactacCACAATATCAGCATCCGAAGTAGGTTTTGGTTTGATGACAGTATTCTTAAAACTTTGCATCCTTAAGATGTTTTTCTTCAGAGCTCTTTTCGGTTCATCCATGAGATCTGTGTGGAGTTCAAATACTGGTCCTTGTTCATCCTTAGGCCTGAAaagttttcttattattttctgtactttataaattggacgctgttaagcatttgtgtaccaACCCACagaaaattacgtattgagttatgaatgcagttatgttctttagatgatttagaacaaggcTACATTCAAAATTGAACAacgaaaaaaattgtgggttaggacactaataacagcgaccatatatcAATCTCAACTTATGTTATTAAAAAGACGATGCCCGCTCCTTCGTtgccccaaaattcgtttatcgcctaTCGGAACCCTaactttttgggataaaaagtgtcctggGTATTTCCATTTCCCTGGCCTCAAAGTGTCcctatacccagcaaaatcggttcagcagttagggcgtgaagaggtaacagaaagacacactttcgtatttataatattagtatgaatatgtAGGTACGTTGTTTTAGAGGCTTACTTTGGCAATTTCTCGTCACTTGGAGGAGGTTTTTTCTTCTTATACATGTGACTCCAGGGTGCAGTTGGTAGGGTCTCCCACGGCTGCCCTAGAACTTTCGTCCAGACTTCGCCTTGCACAACAACGAGGCATCTAAAATgtttatgattatattttgtaacctAAATGTAGAATTAAatgttttgtgaaaatttacCAAAAAATCAAGGCATTATGAGACTTTGTGGTCAAAATTATAGCTATAATCTGACCACATACCTGCTGAAGAGGTGTAAACTATTCCTAATACGTTAAAACCTACCTTAATCTTGTACAACAGTATGGGAACTGCATGTTGGTGTCCTCCACTACGTCCTCACACTCAATGGCAGACTCTGGTTTTTCCACTCGCTTGCATCTAAAGAAAACAGTAATAGGAATAATGGTTAATTGGTTAGACCTTGTATTTTTCTTGTTCTGTTTCGGTATAATCGGTATTAATTTGAAGCCCATTTAaatttacatacatatttcTGTTGAATTCGCAGAATAGGTCTAGAATCTATGCATGCGTCGTTGCATGCTTTCCTTAAATCGCGTATGCATTGGAACCCAACTTTGAAAAGAATTACTTGAATCTCATTTGGTAACTCACCCCACTGTATACATAGCCAGTTTTCTGCCGCTAAGCTGGCACTTGTGTCTCGTACAGGAATAAGCATCAGCCCATTCTGTGTTGGCTGCATGCTTCTTAAAAGTCCGAGGATCCACGCAATCTGTTGAATCATCAATACGACGTTGGCTGTCTATAAATATATCCAAACCGCACTTAAATACATAAACgatcaaaaaaatgttttaggtgTTCTACTAGACATGACCAAGGCTTATGACAAAGTATTGTATGACATACTCCTTAGAAAACTCTCAGGCTCAGGTATACGAGGAGAAGCATACTCGTGGTTTAAATCAttcctaaaaaatataaaacagatTGTACAAATGGAACACTACGACCAAAATACGCGAGAAATAACCAAAATAAGATCGGAGGAACTAGAGATGACGTGCTCCATTCCTCAGGGAAGTGTAATAGGATGCGTACTGTTTTTAATCTACATTAACGATCTAccgaaaatcttaaataatcaaata
This genomic window from Aricia agestis chromosome 2, ilAriAges1.1, whole genome shotgun sequence contains:
- the LOC121738294 gene encoding protein bcn92, which produces MSASVTKSQVLVLYKSLLKESQKFPNYNFRSYALRRIRDAFKSNKTIGDNKEILKEYEYGKQNLEIIKRQVVIGDMFRTEKLVIENIQ
- the LOC121738207 gene encoding myosin heavy chain, striated muscle-like isoform X2, with protein sequence MFWYTLLSYLAFASGQLNENKDQYCVDPRTFKKHAANTEWADAYSCTRHKCQLSGRKLAMYTVGCKRVEKPESAIECEDVVEDTNMQFPYCCTRLRCLVVVQGEVWTKVLGQPWETLPTAPWSHMYKKKKPPPSDEKLPKPKDEQGPVFELHTDLMDEPKRALKKNILRMQSFKNTVIKPKPTSDADIIALTSDNEENRIKGHRSSGSKRINQVNNFDSEYDFDKEREIDDNEVNEKKRHPWSRIPPKRWSEQEAFDETDTELPPEKKVEGSDLQSLVDAIETRMRDIEDVVQRMNHNIVSKNPENIERRYESESNEKREHILMDQNYHDEENNKTDFDFHGRHKTENKDAEYLHIAEDIATEADLSNSIFKKLYTEKYEDKEPMLTYIMAPVDNSRKSNKMSSFEKSKHMKHTRRTKGKSKKHRKHHNKKETKKHSHKHSTESEKDILSFEDSIETPIY
- the LOC121738207 gene encoding uncharacterized protein LOC121738207 isoform X3 yields the protein MFWYTLLSYLAFASGQLNENKDQYCVDPRTFKKHAANTEWADAYSCTRHKCQLSGRKLAMYTVGCKRVEKPESAIECEDVVEDTNMQFPYCCTRLRCLVVVQGEVWTKVLGQPWETLPTAPWSHMYKKKKPPPSDEKLPKPKDEQGPVFELHTDLMDEPKRALKKNILRMQSFKNTVIKPKPTSDADIVIALTSDNEENRIKGHRSSGSKRINQVNNFDSEYDFDKEREIDDNEVNEKPPEKKVEGSDLQSLVDAIETRMRDIEDVVQRMNHNIVSKNPENIERRYESESNEKREHILMDQNYHDEENNKTDFDFHGRHKTENKDAEYLHIAEDIATEADLSNSIFKKLYTEKYEDKEPMLTYIMAPVDNSRKSNKMSSFEKSKHMKHTRRTKGKSKKHRKHHNKKETKKHSHKHSTESEKDILSFEDSIETPIY
- the LOC121738207 gene encoding myosin heavy chain, striated muscle-like isoform X1; this translates as MFWYTLLSYLAFASGQLNENKDQYCVDPRTFKKHAANTEWADAYSCTRHKCQLSGRKLAMYTVGCKRVEKPESAIECEDVVEDTNMQFPYCCTRLRCLVVVQGEVWTKVLGQPWETLPTAPWSHMYKKKKPPPSDEKLPKPKDEQGPVFELHTDLMDEPKRALKKNILRMQSFKNTVIKPKPTSDADIVIALTSDNEENRIKGHRSSGSKRINQVNNFDSEYDFDKEREIDDNEVNEKKRHPWSRIPPKRWSEQEAFDETDTELPPEKKVEGSDLQSLVDAIETRMRDIEDVVQRMNHNIVSKNPENIERRYESESNEKREHILMDQNYHDEENNKTDFDFHGRHKTENKDAEYLHIAEDIATEADLSNSIFKKLYTEKYEDKEPMLTYIMAPVDNSRKSNKMSSFEKSKHMKHTRRTKGKSKKHRKHHNKKETKKHSHKHSTESEKDILSFEDSIETPIY